Genomic DNA from Eptesicus fuscus isolate TK198812 chromosome 18, DD_ASM_mEF_20220401, whole genome shotgun sequence:
TGGAGAGGGCCGGAAGGGAGGGCGAGGCCGTCGCTCTCAGCTCTGCACTGTCCGAGCCAGGTCCTTCGTGGACGGGGTGGCAGGGCCCGCGCTGTCGTGGAGTTTGCGCACGTGTTTCTTTAAGTCAAAGTTCCTGCAGAACCCTTTGCCGCAGGTGGCGCAGGTGAAGGGCTTCTTGTCGTTGTGGGTGTGCATGTGGAAGGTCAGGTTGTAGACCTGGTGGAAGGCCTTGTTGCAGATGGTGCACTTGTACTGCTTCTCGCCGCTGTGGGTCAGCTTGTGGTTCTTGTAGTTCCCTGCAAAGACGCACAACAACAGAGTTCGGGGGTGCAGTGGCAAGGGGAGGGGTGCCCGCGCTCCGAAGGCGACGCTTGGCTAAGCGGGCGCGACCCCTGCGAGAGAAGAAGTTGTCAAACTTCGTCAGCGTCAGGCCCGCAGCTCTCAGGACTGGCTGGACGGCCGAGCCCCCGCCTCAGCCCgcgccctgctccccccaccccccccccgcctccctccgccccgggccccgggcccgcCCCGCATCCCTCCCGCGGTGCTCGGCCGGCCCGGAAACTTGCGCGCCCCCAGAGACACTTGGGGTCCAACTCTGGCTTGCTACTTCGCTCCAAGAAATTCTCTCGAACCCAGGCTTCgtccctcattcccccccccccttgccttttcattaaaaattttactcCCTCTTGTCCCCTAACTACCACCTGGACAGTCGACATGCTTTGGAAGATCAAGAGAAACGCCGAGGTTGGGGGTTCTGGGGATAATAGCGGTTTCCCCGAGTCTTAAGTCGTTCCCACGTGGTGGATTTTgcctaggtttttttttttaattattagaaagGGGAGTTCCGGCTACAAAGGGAACCTTTTTCTGTAAGGCAAcactctctcctgccttctttcCCTCTGTCCCTGCCTTCCTCACTCCCCAGCTCCCCAATGCGGAGCCTCTGTGCAACCAGCAGACCAGAATCCGGCGAGGTCTGCTAGCCGCCCGGCAGCTCCCACCCAAACCCGGCACCACCCGATTCTAAAGAAACGCTGCGCGAGCCTGCGGCGCTCACGCTCCCTCTCGCCGGATCGCTCTGCCTTTCCGCTAGCGTGGCCCACCGACACCCCAGGTGAGAGGAGCGGAGGGCTTCGCCCCGCACGTTACCTTTCTGGTGAAAGCCTTTGCCGCAGAACTCGCAGACGAAGGGCTTGTAGCCCGCGTGGATGCGGATGTGCGTGTTGAGCGTGGAGCTGCGGTTGAAAGCTTTGCCGCACTGGTTGCATTTATGAGGCTTTTCCTGCGGAGAGGGGCGCGCACACAGTGAGGCTGAGTGCCAGGCAGGGAAAGGCCACCTCGGGGGGTACCTTGAAGGAGCACCTTGGAGGGGCACGGGCTCTCGGAGCGGGGTACGGGGGAACCCTTGGCCATCCTCTCCCCAGCGGCGTCGCTCAGGCGCGGGGTGCTGCGCGCGGGCCAGGCTGGAACCCGGGGCCACGTACCTGGGTGTGGATAATTTTGTGTCTGCACAGCGTGCTGGCCTGGCGGAAGCCTTTGCCGCAGACTTTGCACACGAACGGTCTGGCTCCGGTGTGGACCGGCATGTGGCGGGTGAGGTTATAGTGAGCGTTAAACACCTAGGGAAGGACACGAGGGGGCCTTGTGGTGTGTCCAGGGGAGAGCCTAGCCTCAGCCCAGGGAGGCCACGGCTAACCCTGCCCAggcaacacccctccccccaacccgaGCCCCTTTCCTTCTGCAAAGGGCTTCCCGACCCTCTGCCCTCGCCAGCTGTGTGTGGCCAGTGACCACggcacccccattttacagaacaggaaactgaggccccagacTTGAGTAGACAGCTATTGGGGAGCTCCTAAACCAGAGAAAGGGGAGTGCCAGGCATCCCCAAGCAAGCAGCCGCCGCTGCTCACACCTCCCAGaccccagggacccaggcctcacCTTGCCGCACACCTCGCAGGTGAAGTTTTTCGGCTTGCCGTCCGCGGAGGCACCGGGCAGCTTGCTGTGGCCCTTGACGCCGCCGCGCTCGGCGGTCAGGGCCGAGTTCTCTTTCAGCACCTGCTCCAGCGGCGCGGGCAAGCGCTCCTTGTGGGCGTAGGGGGCCGGATGGGGGAACTTGTCCGCGGCCAGGCCGGCCAACTTGGCGTTCTCCAGCAGAAAGAGCTTGGGGTGCGCGGCCAGGGCGGCGGGGGCCTGCGCCGCGTTGAGGAGGCCGGATGGGAAGAGGTGGCCGCCGAGAAGCTCAGATGGCGGGTACGCGGCCGAGTCCAGGTAGTTGAAGTAGTAGAGCGAGCCGCTGGCCGGCAGCCCCACCGCGTGGTTGATGACCTGCGGCTTGATGACCCTGCCCGCGGGCAGCGCGGCCGGCGCCAGGCCCAGCTCGGCTTTGCAGCACACGCCACAGTTGGTTTTGCACAAGCCGCTGGCGCCGCACACcgaagcccccccgcccccgccgccgccccccgcccggaGGCTGCTTTTCCAGAGCTCCGAGTAACTGAGCAGCGTCTTGGACGGCAGGTCGTagcccaggggctggagggggatCATGCAGGGCAGCGGCGAGCAGAGGTTGAGCAATTTCTTGCCCTGGCCGCTGTCTGCCTCCAGTGCCCCCGGCCGGGGCTCAAAGGGCGCACGCGGCTCCGACGTCTTCGCCATGATGCGCTCGATGGAGAAGGCCAGCGTCTTGGAAGTGGCCGGGGACGCTCCGGCTCGGGGACAGGCCGGGGGCACCATGGTCTCCAGGGAAGCCGAGCTCGCCATGGCGCTCCGAGCCGCGCCGCGCAGACTGGGCCAGGGCGCAGCCTCTCTCCTCTAAGTCTGCATTCCgggaaaggcagggaggggaaCCGCAGTTTAATAAGCACCTAGTCGGGTCCGGGTCACCCATTTGCATTCAAATGAACAGGGGCCGAACAAAGTGCACCCAAGGGTACCAAATTACCGCCCATTAATCCAGCGCGCAAAGGGAcccaccagccctgccctgggactttcaaagggggagcggggagggtttACAAAGGacgaggaaagagagagaggaagagagaaagggaggaagaaagaaaagagcctCACATTAACCCCCCTGAGCTGTTCCCTAGACCCCGGCCTCCGGCACGCGTGCTGGGAGCTGGACGGTGAAGGGGCCAAGTTCCGGAGGACCGGAAAGCCACCACGCATTTACCTCTTTGCCCCACCGCCGCGGAGATGCCTTCCGAGCCATGCAGCGCGCTTCCTCTGTCACATTTTGATGGCAAACATCTTCCCCTCCGCGTGAGATCACTGTCTTTTACATGCAGCTGACATCACATGAAGTCACTTCAAGTGGAGTGACTCGGGCGGCGGCGCGGCTCCGCCAGCGGCCCCTGTGTCCCCCGCGCctgccggccgccgccgccgccgcccctcaAACTTTAAAAGGAGGCAACTGGCGCCCGCGCTCCCCTTGGGAAAGTGCGAGCGGTTCGCGAAtcgggaaggaggggagagatgggagggggagggggaggaatcgTGATGGTTTTGccggtggaaaaaaaaaaaggggggggggggagtccaaACCCAGGCAGAGTTCCGTGCGTGGTTCACAACTTTGGGGGCCTATAGGTTTGGGGGACGCGGGGAGGACAGGGGGTCCTGGTCTCGCCGCCCCAAAGGGCCCCTGAGTGTCCATCGAGTTGCCGAAGTATCCCTTCGCCCTCTGCAGCCGAGCCGGCCACCGCGCTAATCAGCTGCCATTTACCCACGGAGCCGGCGCCAGCCCCGAACACGCGCAAAGGATAATTACCTCATTAGGATGTGGCGCATGGACGCGAGCGCCGCGTTTGGAGGGCGAACTTGTTAATGGGGAAATATTAATTTATGCAAAAACAACGAGCTCGCCTCGGCTGGCGTCGGAGGTCGGGAGGGAGCTCCCGCCGCCTACGGACGACCCCGAAGCACCGGGCAGGGCAAGGCCGCGCGCGCCCAGGTCCCCTGGACCAGGGCGGCCGGCGGGGGCGCCTCCCCCTCTCtggccagctccctgccctcggCTGCGGGAGACTGCGCGGCCAGCTGGAGGACGGTTTGAGATCCTAATCGATCAGGATCGCTGATGTGCGATCGGGTGTCGGAGGCAAAGCCCGGCTCTGCTGTTGGTTTAGGGCTGCGTGCGGGGAGAGTGCGGAGGGCAGCTCTCCCCGCTGATGGGGACTTGCTGTTTGTATAATTGAGAAGGTCCAGTCTCCACCTGTTTAAGGAGCAGATTGAAACAGCAGAACCTCCCCTGGATCCTATTAAAACGCTTTTCCTCCTAAGGCCATTCAGTCGAACCAATTTTCCGAAGTGATTCATAGAGCTGAATTCTGCCAAGGCAGCGCTTTCACTTTTAGCCACTAAAGCACCGCGTGGAACCgggttttgtgtttttctaaaataaagagaaggattatcagaggggagagggaaggggcctggaggggggcgggagagacTTAGTGTGGCCAGAGGTACAAGCAGAGGGAAGAAAAGGCCCTTTTCTAGACAGGCCCCAACTAAGTTCGGAGGAATTCAGCGTTTTGTGCCTGGCGCACAAAAGCAGCGCGCTCCGAGCCCGGTTTGGAGCGGCTGAATTCATCTGTTTGCAGACCATTCCACCTGCGTATCACAACAAACTGCTCCAAGACGCTCCAGCACTTTCAACGGGACGGATGCTCCTGGCGACAACAAAAGTGGTGGAGGCTGAGGGCTCTTATGGGGCGGAGGACGGCTCGCAGGAGAGTTAGGGAGAGAATGAggtttggggaaggaggaggggggcgggtgtgtgcgtggttgttttttttttttaaacttttggatGGTTTTGTTTTCGGGACAATTATATCTTGCCTGCCAGCTTTTGCAAGACCACCAGCTTTGTGGCCGCAACCAGAGTTTAAGAGGATTATGGTGGGTATAATATGAGCAAACAGGGTTGAGGGTTTGACAGTGAATTCCATCTCCAAAGACACAGGACTTGGTGGCGCTCAGGAAATGGTTGGGGGACACAAACCCTCTCCCTTTTCACCCAGGGAAGGCCTGGAGGCACTgagcaccccaccccaggcctctgctgCCAGACATCCCCGGGGGAACCATGAGGGGAAGAGACTGGGAACCGTTTAGTTTAACTTCAGGCAGACCGCTCCTTTTTTCCTTCAGAACTTCTTCTTCTGCCCACTCCTCCTCCGAGTGTATTTTCAGACAGGACATCCACGGCAGGTAAGGAAAGGAAAAGTGTGCTtggagagcagggagcaggaACAAAGAAAGGTCTCCAAGGGAAAGCTGCCCAGAGGGGGCCTGCTGTGGGTTCCCGTCTCACCCTGCCAAGCTCAGAAAGTACCCCTAAATTCTGCAGTCAGGAGTCTGTTCCCCTCAACCCCTCCCCTTTTCCAGGTTTCAAACCTAGAAAGGGGCTTGTTCCTCTGGAGGGGACATGTCCATACAGCCCATTGAATTCCGAGGTTCAGAGAGGCAGAATTCCAGACCCAATGTACCCCCACCCTGTGTTAATGTGAAAGCAATAACAAagatgacccccccccccccgcccccgccaccaccaccaaaacaagaaacaaaccaACAACTCACCCCGGCATTGAAACAGTATCACTACAGTCTCAAAACCTGAATTTCTCTCCCGACTTTCCTGGGAATCCCATTCAGCCACCAGCCCCGTACCCCAAACCCCTTTCCGAATTGGGTAATTGTGGATCTCAGAAGCAGCTTGCGGGATCTGCCGGTTGGAAGGCTGGAGGAGGCTGAAAGGCTGCCCGTGAACCTGCCTCGCCATCCCTCCCGCTTTCTGTAGCTGCAGAAGCCATCTCCCTGCCCGGCGTCACAAAGGAGCGCTACCTCCACAGAAAGAGAACGTGTGGGCAAAAGCAAGTTGCTCCTAATGTGCCTCTCTTTCCAAAGGTTGGGTGAATACACTGGCTTTTAGGAAAGTATTTAATTAGCTTCCACAAACTTCTCCTTCCCTTGTCTGCAGATTACACTGAAGTGGAGGGTTGGAAACTATTTTACACCTTGCCACTCACATGTTAATTAATCTCTATCTAACCCTAATTGCAGTTTATTCAAGCACCGCTCAACAGCTCACCCACACAATAAACACTGGTCCTACTTTTATACATATTACTTCACGTTAACACATTGAGTAATTAACTCCAGTACCAACTAATAGtgcaaacaaatattttctgtaaacGAGATGATTTCAGGCAGAAGAATAGAGGACTGGGGAAACGGGGAGCTTGGAGGAGGGAGCGCTGAGATTTCACTTTGCTGCCCCCAACCTTCCAAATTCCTCCTCAGTTGCAgtatttcccccccccctttagggccaaaatgctttattttatttttttttttttaaaaagagggacaACCAAAGGAATTAAAATATCACAATTTTAGGGAGTTGATGGAGGGGTTCTGTGAGATCATGTAACGTTTTTCTACCTTACACATTTTcggtgagggggaaaaaaatccaaataacatAAAGGGCAAGAGGACGGTCCAGGGGTAAGATGTTTCAAGAA
This window encodes:
- the FEZF2 gene encoding fez family zinc finger protein 2, translating into MASSASLETMVPPACPRAGASPATSKTLAFSIERIMAKTSEPRAPFEPRPGALEADSGQGKKLLNLCSPLPCMIPLQPLGYDLPSKTLLSYSELWKSSLRAGGGGGGGGASVCGASGLCKTNCGVCCKAELGLAPAALPAGRVIKPQVINHAVGLPASGSLYYFNYLDSAAYPPSELLGGHLFPSGLLNAAQAPAALAAHPKLFLLENAKLAGLAADKFPHPAPYAHKERLPAPLEQVLKENSALTAERGGVKGHSKLPGASADGKPKNFTCEVCGKVFNAHYNLTRHMPVHTGARPFVCKVCGKGFRQASTLCRHKIIHTQEKPHKCNQCGKAFNRSSTLNTHIRIHAGYKPFVCEFCGKGFHQKGNYKNHKLTHSGEKQYKCTICNKAFHQVYNLTFHMHTHNDKKPFTCATCGKGFCRNFDLKKHVRKLHDSAGPATPSTKDLARTVQS